The nucleotide window CGATTGTCTCTCGTGATTCCTCGCTAGGTGCTTATAGCCCTTCCCTTGTTGCATGTGCCCTCATAACATGGTTTCACGTTGCTCATCATCTGAGACAGAGCTTGgctgacgaggatgaggccgTGGCTATAAGATCAACATTGACTAATGGAGAAGGAACAGGTCCGTTGAATGGGGACGGAGTCACATATACACAGGTACTCAGGGAGCCACCGTGTCGGTATCCCCAAACTTAACACTCCTCTCTGGTATCCAACAACCTACACTGGGCCCATGGTCCCATACATGAAGCAATTTAAATGTACTATTCACTGATGGAGGATAGGTTCACCTACCCAAAAATGCTCCAATGCCAGATTGACCACTGATCCATGATGAGCAACCTCATTATACGAAGATTCGAAATGAAGAAACAAAGTTTCTCGCGAATCCATTGCGTAAAAGCGACATTATAAAAAAACAGAACTGGACCAATGCTCAAAGACAACGGGTGAGTCTTGTTTGCCAACACACGACACCAACTGATGGGCCAGGGGAGCGCATGAATGGAAGGTCTGGGGATCAGAGTTGATCTCAACCAGGCAGGATTGGACTATTGATTCTTCTCAAATTGCTAGCTACCTGGCCTGTGCCGGACAGGGCTCACTTCCTCACAATCCTCTACAACAGCACTAAGGATAATCCCCAGCCTGGGCATTTATCCGAAACCATGGACCACAACAACGTGGCGCCTTCTACCGAAGGCTTGTTCCCCTCCCAAGAAAGGCTTAATTCAAGTGGAATGGAGATTGGTTTTACCCCCTCCAGGCTGATTACGCCGCATTACCCCCCGATAATATAAGGGCATGGGAGGCGACGCCTGACCGGCCGGGGGATTGGTGCATCTCGTGGTCTCTCACATCTGCCGATGGCGCGATGGGCCAGCTCATGGCTTGTTATTGATGAGCCGTGGCATAGAGTTGACTCCGAGGGCGACGAAATATGGGACCGGCTGCTTCCGAGGCTGGGGTGCAGTGATGAGGCACCTGGGTATAAAAGAGGGAAGATAACTGTGCTGGCTGTTCCTGAATTCCGGACTTTTGGGGCTGTCGCATCTGGAAAAGCATCTGTCTAGTCGCCATGTTCTCGACTTCGTTCCTCGTTCTTGCGTTGGTCGCAACAGGCCTAGGACAGGTCGTGGTACCAGAAGGGTATCGCAAGGTGTACATCACCTCGGCGGTCGACGCCAAGTTCGTTATTGTACCAAAGGCACCGTTGCCGGCGAAGGCTGGTACTGGTGTTGTCGTGTCAGTATTTCCAACCCCCGCTATAGAAAACACCGGAAGTTAACCAAGTCTCCCTGCCATAGTCAGATCAGGAATGACAAGCCTGAACAACAGTGGTATCTCAAGGATGGTACCGGTGTTAGGATCCAATTGGCCGAAACCAACCTCTGTCTGGATGCCGGTGCAAAGAGTGCGTGTCGAGAGAGTCTGTCcacaagagagagagctaAGCTGATATCGAGAAACAGGTAACTGGAGAGATATGGGTTCGCTCACCCTGAAGGAGTGCTCCGCTACCGAGCCGGCGCAGAAGTGGAACGTCATGGCAGATGGCCGCATCGCGTTGGAGGACTCACCCCAGCCCCGTAGGCaacccttctccttgaccagAAAAAGAATCCAAGACAGAGGCTGATGACCAAACAGAACAATGCGTCGATCTGGTGTACATGCGCGCTACTCCCAACAACGCTGTCGGCTTGTATACCTGCGCGGGGCTCGGTAACACTGGCGCAAAGGATAAGGGCATCAACTGGCCGCTGGTCAACGCGACGGCTCCCTGAAGAGTATCGACAGTTCTCTCTTTGTCGGGTAGGTTGAGGTGACATACCTGTGCGAGTAAATGCAGGTGGTTGAAAATGTAAAGCATAACCGGTAAAATTTCTTTCGAATACAGAGAGAGCATCAAGGATGCGTAGAAACTGGCCGCGAAACGTAAAATTCAGCTGGGGATTTCGGTGAGCAACCCCTTGATGTCCGCGTGACCTGGGCTTCTGCTGTTCGAACCTGAATTTTTAGGCTTTCCCCTCTGTGCTTCCATTGGCTTCtccttgctgttgctgttgtaaTGAGATAGTATCTTGTTGACTGTTCCCGTACCATATCGGAGGTTGTTGTGCGATTCCAAGGCAGGCAGGTAGGATATCAATTCATGTGTCTGTGTAGTCATTTCTCCCAGACTGAAGAACAGCAAGTCTTGAAGAAATTCGTGATTCAATGGACGATTGTGCCGCAGCGAGGGCTATGCAGTAGCCCCAGGGGAAAGAGATAAGATACCTTGAGCTACAGCCAAGACCCCAGAGCCCGGCAGAGCTgagccatcaacaccaatcAGAAGAACGAAGTCCCCCATTGACCGTGATAAGATAGATGTGAAAGGTACCTGTGTGTATCGGAGAGCTCGCCGGTCCAGGAGGTGGTGCAACAACACGACAAGCCCAGTGACGCAGTTGCTCGTTCCCTCGTCGACTTTCGCTACGCCGTACTCttcaaccaaaccaaaccatcaAATCCCCATTTCCATCCTTGCTCCCAGCATATTCTATTCTAGTTATCTCTTTTACACaacattttcttttcccactTACAGTCTTCTTG belongs to Podospora bellae-mahoneyi strain CBS 112042 chromosome 6, whole genome shotgun sequence and includes:
- a CDS encoding hypothetical protein (antiSMASH:Cluster_3; COG:O; EggNog:ENOG503P8ZX) codes for the protein MFSTSFLVLALVATGLGQVVVPEGYRKVYITSAVDAKFVIVPKAPLPAKAGTGVVVQIRNDKPEQQWYLKDGTGVRIQLAETNLCLDAGAKSNWRDMGSLTLKECSATEPAQKWNVMADGRIALEDSPQPQQCVDLVYMRATPNNAVGLYTCAGLGNTGAKDKGINWPLVNATAP